The window GGCTAACAATCTCTGCGAGACTCGTCCTTTGTTAAGCCTCCACGCAGTCCACTGCTGGGATGGGCTGGCCAAACAAGCCTCACTTGCCAGGAACATCAGCTTTCAAACCAGCTGGCCAGATTTCGTACAGTCTTGATTTGATTCCCGGCTGCCTTCACGGCCTCGCAAACCTTGCAGAAATGCTCGTCCCAGAACGAGGTGACGTGGACCTCGTACTTCTTCCTCCAGGCAAAATACCTCCTGTAGTTGGGTTTGCTTTTATCAAGGAATTTCAGGTAGGTGGCCAGCAGCTGGGGGCTGGGGAAGTCGTCGACGTGGATGAAGGAGTCAGCGGGGATGAAGCGCTCATAGTTGGCCCTGCGGGGGCCAAGGACAACGGGCACAGCGCTGGCCGCGAAGGCGTTTCTCCAGAGCTTCTCGGTGATGTAGTCGGTGTGCTGGGAGTTCTCGAAGGCCAGGTAGAACTTGTAGGCCGAGACGGTCTCCACCACGCCGCCCTTGGCCAGCGCCAGTCCTCGCGCCCCATACACATCAATGGCGAGATGCTCCTTCAGCTGGCGGTAGTAGCGCACCCGGGCGTGCTCCTCGTTCCAGTTGCTGATGACCCAGGCCACCAGCCGCGTCTTGCGGGGCAGGACGAAGGGCCGGGGCGCCGGTGGGGCGTAGAGGTACCCGTAGGGCACGAAGACGTCCGAGTCCCGCCGGTAGGACATGGTCCAGTTGAAAAGCCCGGCCAGTCCCCGCAGCCCGGGCGAGTGCGAGGGCGACTCGAAGTTCATCCACACCCAGAGCTGCCgcgggggccgcggcgggggcccGCGGGGCAGCCCCTcggcgccgtgctgcgccaGGTCGCGGTGGTGGAAGAGCACCGCCTGCGCCTCGTCGTAGCGGCTCCGGTCGGCGCTGAGGCGGCAGCCCGTGATGTTGTAGCGCCGCCGGCAGTCGGCCATACGGCGCGGGCGGCCGAAGGGCTCCCACCACAGCAGCACGTTCACCTCGCCACCGTCTCGGCCTCCCGCCGCGGcccgcggcgccgccgccggctCTGGCAGGCGGGCGTAAAGGGcgagggcggcggcggcggccagcAGCCCGGCCGCCAGCGCCCACCGCCGCCCGCGCAGCCACCAGCGCCACCACCGCGGGCACCCGGGCCGCCCGACAGGGCAGCGGCGCGGACCCGACTCCATCCGGgccgcccgctgccgccgctctGCCCTTGGCGGCCGCCGCGGGGcagccgcggggccggggccggccagcccatgctgcagctggggcgactgctgctgctgctgccgccgccgcctctccgcccccaccccctgccccggtGGCGGGGAGGTGCCGGTGCCACCGCCCCTCCCGGTCATGCCGGCCCGTCCTCCCCCGGCGGCCGGTAACTCCACCGCCTCCCGGCCCTGCGGCCGCCCGCCCACCGCCGCGGCCCGCCCCCAGGTGCCGCCCTGCCCCGCCCGCGGGACCGCCCCTGCTCGGCCAGCGGGAGAGCGGTCCTCAGGGTCCGGCGGGGCTCCGGGGCATCGCCCCCTCTCTTCCGTGCGGCGGGTGCCGCGATGGCAGCCCCGGGGGTCGCTGAGGTGCGGCGGGCAGGTGCAGGCAATGGCAGCCCTTGCTCCCCAGCCCGCTCGGCTGCTCATCCCCGACTCGGGGCTGCAGAGGGAATTTGTGTCTCCACGCTCGGGAAGGGCCCCAAGCCCTGGCACACACGAGGAGGGGTGTGAGGACGGCTCGCAGGGAGCACCCGCACCCTGTGAACGCGGGTGGGAGCGTGGGGCAGAGGACCACGGGCGGAGGAGAGCCCTGCCACGCACGCCACGAAGGCTGATGCGGTGTCACGTCTCCCTGCCCTCTCGCCCAGGTGAGAACAGGACcgctctgctgcttcccacgCGCCTTCTCACTTCTTCCAGTCCACGCCTGAAACAGTCAGAGGTTTTAAACTCCAGCAAAAGGGTTTTCCAACACCAGCTGAGCTATGGTTTACATGCTGTACTTGGTGGCCTTGCAGAGAAGTACTTTGGAAGAGGCAggggattttcttttaaaacagttggAATTTAGAGAGTGAAGTTGAGAGAGGGTTTGAATAAATCActtatttagcaaaaaaaaaaaatatacagcagCCACAGTAGCTTTGAATTCCTGCCAAATTCAAAGAGTTTCAAGCACCTCTAAAAGGATTAACAATTtggaaaactaaaagaaaagaaattaaagaagatgatgggtttttctccttttaaaactttcttagAACCACATATGCTTGCATTCAAATTTTTAAATCTCACAGCTATTTAAAAACTACAAAACCTTACTTTTCCCAGCTATGTTTAACAGAGCTGGTGTGAAAGAGTGTATCAGATAGGCtcaaaacttttttcctaaGTAACTTGCTTCAGTGAACTGAGAGATCATTGATTCACACAGTTCAGAGACTGTACAGCACTGGAGAGTTTCCAGCTCTGACACTATGCATTTTCATACCCACCAACTCTAGATCCAAGGTCCTCTCATACAGATCTGCTGAAGGCAGCGGAGTTCCACCAGGCATAAATTCTCACCGACCATTTGGATTGCAGCATATCTTTTGCACATCACATAGGTGAAGGCCCTGTGACTTGTCTCTTTATTAGTAAAAAAAGTGATTCAAGCCTGTTTACCCCCCAAAATAACAGTTGTGTGTGAGGTGGTTGTTACATTAGTAACTAGGTCGTGTGCATCTATAAACTTCTTAATTGTACTTAAAAGCACTTGCAGGCTTCCATTGCCCATGTTGTAGGCACTCACAAAATGTAAGAAATGCCAACAGCTGTGGTCATAGTTGGTAtcttgctgcctctgctgcaaCGTACACTgttggttggaagggatctccgGAGGTCACAAATCCACCCTCCCACTCAGAGGAGCACCATTGCCAGCACTAGTCAAGGTGCTCACCTAGATTCTGGCTGTACTCGCACCAAGGTGTTGAAAATATTCAAGGATAGAGACTCCACAACACCTCTGGCAGCCTGTCCTAGGGCTGCACCACCCTCTCAGTCAAAAATTTTTTCCTATTGTCCAGCCCTGAACCCCCCAATCTGTAACTTATGTCTGTTGTCCCTTGTTATATCCAAAGAGAGTCCAGCTCCATCATCTTCATAAGTTACCTTCAGGTAGTTGCTGGCTCCCATTAAAACATCCCATCACCTCCTCATCACATGACTAAACAAGACCACCTCCCTCAACCTCTGTTGAGGGTCTGTAGGGTCTCTCATCATCTTGCTAGCCTTCCACTGGACCATGTTCTCAACATCCTTCTTGGGAGGCTGGAAACTGGAGACAGTATTCCAGGTGCTGCTTCACCTGTGAGGGATAATTACCTTCCTTAACCTGCTGGATGTACTTCTGATGTTGCCCAGCACAtggcttgctttattttcaaggaGAGCTCACATTCAGCTTGGTgtgcatagaatcataggatcatagaatggtttgggttggaagggacctcaaagatcatctagttccaaccctcctgccatgggcagggacaccctccactagaccaggttgcccaaagccccatccaacctggccttcaacacttccagggatgggcatccacagcttctctgggcaacctgttccagtgcctcaccacccttatagggaagaatttcttcctaatatctaacctaaacctaccctctttcagcttcagGCTAGTACCccatgtcctgtcactacacgcCCTTCATGTAGCCCCCAGGTCCTTTCCAGCATGGCTGTTTATCAGCCAGCCAGTTCCCAGCCTGTACCAGCAGATGGGGGTTTTCTGCTCCACACACAAAACTTGCTCTTCCTCCTTGCTGAACTTTCCAAGGTTTCTGTTGGCTCACTCCAAGTTTAACAAGGCCTCTCTGAATTGAAGTTGTACAAGCCAAGATGCCAACAATGCTTTCTAATTTAGTATTGTCTGCAAAATAGTGAGAAAAACAATAGTAGCATAAAACCTGTAAGTAGCCATAAACATAAGACCTGTCTTGACAACTAGCACTGATTTTAGTCACAAAATGGGATTCTGGGGAAATTATTTTACCGCAGTAGAAAACTGCAAACAAATGTAGAAATACAATGCTAAGGGAGAGCCAAATCCTCTGAGGGCATGAGCTGTACCTAGAATCAATCCAGAATCCAACCAATACAATGAACATTACCTAAAATGAGCACAGTCCCTAGTCTGCTTTAATTAAGGATTCAAAGTGCTCTTCTGTTAGTAATTTTAGCCATTTCTACAGCTAATGTGAGAAATTTGGGACCCACAAAAGTCAGCGGGAGAACTCAATTGACATCTGTGGAATTCTGATTCACTCAATAAATTTGATCGTGTCAGCTGCAATGGCAgttcttattttccttcaggAACTTAAATGTCAGCATTGGAGGAGTCTTTGTCTAGTcaagttttcatttctgctgcttgAAGATTTGGTGCTAAGCCATTCCAATTCCAAAGCCAAGCCAATTGCATTGATGATGCCAGGCCTGATCCTGAAAACAGTCAAGTTAACAAAAATGTTGGCATTAATTCAGGGTTTATGAAATGTTTCAGGACAACTCAACATGGAAGTCTTTATAAGCCTAGTAGTgacaaatttgaaaaaatatatatattcttttcttgTGAAGAACAATAGCAAGAGTTGGCTAGTTACTTTTGATTTTTTGCAGTCCCACAGTGAAAACTTCAGCATGATGTTCAGCTCTGCTACAATGGCATCCATTTTAAGACTACTGTCATGTGGGGACAAATCTGTTGAATTATTTAGTATGAGATCAAAACAAGGCTTTCTATATTCATCAACACACCATCAGCTAAAGCTCTACACTCCAAACTGAAGAAAGCTATTACTGAAATCCACAGTAAGTTGTGATGATACGTACAGCATGGAAATCCAGTATTATAGCCTATTTGTCTTATTACGGCAAATAAGAATTAGATCAATTCAGATGAGAGGACAGTGGCCTAAAATGTTTCTACGAGTAATATTGTCACTGTAAGTTCCTTTTCATGTTACACCTGCCTCTGTGGAGACAAAATACATGTTTACATTTACATGTTTTGAGGAGTCCACTAGTTCAAAAGTATTTATAGAATTTGTATCTACAGCATGATGAAGGCTATTTTCAAGGcatattttagaatttttacaAATTACAGATCCAATTGTTTTGCTATTGCTGTGTGTTCTTCGAACTCCTCACAATGTGGGAGATAGCacagaaagatattttagtTAGATATTCATCGTAGTCACTACTGGAAGTAATGATAGGTGTGTCTTCAAGTAAGAGTCTAGCAGCCTCCTAGAAATTTTGGTGTAGTAAACTTACAAGCAAGAGATGGTGTGTTGCTGTAGAGTGAGGGATACAGGGAGTGACCTCACTGTCCGGACCAGGGTTAGAAGTCAGGTGTCCTCAGACCCATATGTAGGTGAGggatttctctctcctctcactCTGACTTGGGAAAAACTCTACAGATGTCACTGGGCAGTACAATGTGATGAAAGCTGAGTGTTACCAGATGCCTGCAGACCTTCCACAGGAAACACACCTGGTTTTGTCTGCTTTGGAGGCAAACCAGCCCAGGAGATAGCTCCGTGGACCACACAGACTTCTTGGTACTGTATACACAAACTGAGGAACCGTGGTTTAACTGCTCCGTGGAAACCACAGTGAGCTCCACTGTTGCTGAtaggaatttaaaataaaatgctggcCGTTAGTAATGAAGCcgttgcaaaataaaaaatattttgcttattcGAAGGTTAAATGTTTGCCATTTCTAACAGCAATAAATGTTTTCGCCTCCCAGCTGGCTTCCTCTGCTACTCTGACTCACTCTGTTTTGTCACACTTGAGAAGTATTTAAGCCTAGAAAAGTCTTTGAAGTTATTTGTCAACTCTCTtgaaaacacagtttaaaaGGTACTGTAAGATGCGGTTGTATTTTCAGACATAGCTATCAAGCCAGACATTCTGTCAACCAGGGAAACCCTGTGGAGTTTTTGATCCTAAGAAAACGTGATCAGCTTCAAAGAGTAGCAGGCTGCTATCTGGTACCAAAACAACCCTAAGAATGACTTTGAAATCTCTTTTTCATAAATAGTCCTCATGATCTCCACGTGagtttttgctgaaaaagaaCCTAAATCCTGTATGAAAAAGAGTGATAAAAGTTCTGTTCTGTATAAATCACATGCTGTATCTTAGCATAAAGTTTAAATGCCTATAATTTGACTACCCAGTGTTTCATATTCAGGATTATGATCTTTCTGCTTGGAAGTTTAGAATTCTGAAATATGTCAAGAGATAAAAGATTCAGTTGAAAGTTGATGCCTGCCTTGTTGGATGAACAGCTTCTGGACAGACAAGCCCGTGTTACTGCACATTCGGCAAATGTGATGTTAAAATATCCTGCCTGGCTACAGTTCAGCTTGTGACTGTGAGCAGGGTTGGATTAAAACTATGTAAAGCTGACATTTCCAGGTCAAAGCGCAGGCATGAACAAATATGCTGTGCACACTGTGGGTAGAAGATCCTGTCCCAGAACGCTCTTCGACCATCCATGGCAGCACACATCTTTGCTGTTCACCACTGTAGACCAAATGCCaaattgaagcagaaaactTTCCTACCAAAACCACACGATCCTCAGATATTTTGACATGCATGTGCATACCAGCAAGTCCAAATTTGGCTCTGTGGATATTTGTTAGCAATTATAATGGATTTCAGTCTTCCTTGGTTTTTGGAGCACTGGACTGCATCTTACACAGCAACAGTGGCAGGAGCAGTGATGTGCAACCAGCTCTGATGCTCTCATTTTCacagtatcacagaatcacagaatggtgagggttggaagagacctctggagatcacctagtccaacccccctgctaaagcaggatcacctagagcaggttacACAGGATCAtatccaggcgggttttgaatatctccagagaagatgactccacaacctctctgggcagcctgttccagtgcttggtcaccctcaaagtgaagaagtttttcctcatgttcagatggaacttcctgtgttccagtttgtgcctgttgccccttgtcctgtcactgggcaccactgagaagggtctggccccatcctcctgacatccaccctttagatatttataagcattgatgagatcccctctcagtcttctcttctcctggctaaacagccccagctctctcagcctttcctcatacgagagatgctccagtcccctcatcatcctcacagccctctgctggactctcttcAGTAGtttctgtcttgaactggggagcccagaactggacacagaactccagatgtggcctcaccagggcagagtagagggggaggataacctccctcaacctgctggccatgctcttcttaatgcaccccagggtaccattggccttcttggctgtGAGGgcccattgctggctcatggagagcttgttctccgccaggactcccaggtccttctctgcagtgctgcttcccagcaagtCAGCCCctgacctgtactggtgcttggggttgttcttccctaggtgcaggaccctatacttgcctttgttgaatttcatttggttcctctttgcccagctctctagtctgtccagatcttgctgaatggcagtgcagccttctggtgtgtcggccatTCATCCCagttttgtgtgtattttacCCAGTGAGCATCTCCCAGGTCAGGGGGGTTTGTGCTAGAGCTTGTCTTCAGACATCCTTGAACCTCAATCATCAAGGTGACTTTTCAGTCCAGGAGCCAAGACTAGCTCTAGTTTGAAGTAAATCTCCTAAACCACATATAGTCTAGTTTGGGGCTCTCAATACcaattgttttaataattttatccCCTCCTATTGTGCTTCATTGCTTGATAATGTAGACGTAGCCTTAGAAAGATATCAGTGTTTGAACACTGCTATTAATACATGGAAGCAATCATAGCATTTGTCTTTCAAAACAGCAGTGTTTAGTTTGGAAATGAGATAATATTAAAAAGCTAAGGTGAAAGGGTAGCTGAAAAATTAGACAGTAAAAAATCACTATGTTAAAATGTGAGCACAGTTAATTTAAAGAACCCGAAAGcccatttaataaaatattataaatatattataaaCATAGAAATATTAATACCATTACTATAATATTATGCAAtgttattatatttaaataaattgcttAGTTTTATTCAAATGAAAGATGAGACACATAAGAAGGTCATGAGCATATACTGGACTAGCTAAGAATTACCCAAGCCtcataactgaaataaaatattcagtacaAAAGATctaaaaaacatttctgcattgTACAATGTTGCgcaaaaaggaagagggagcaaAGGCACAAATGAGATTCACAAATCTGCCTTTGTTGCAGCAAAACTGAGCTAGTGTAGGGATAGACCAAGAAAGTCTTTTCatgcagaaaattttaaaacaagatcatgaaaaaaaaaattcctaagaATGAGaaagcaggggaaggggaggagaataaaaatgaagtaaggAGCAGAAGTGAGATACAGCAAGCTTAATCAAAGCCTCTGTCTGAAAACCCAGTGTTTTTCAAATATCATTGTGTGGTTCATGATCAAATTTGCATCTAAAAAGTGAGAgtaatgttttcaaaagcagctacTCCTCTAGTGCCTCAGGTGCAATTTTCAGtgccagtgatttttttcatttacaagtcAAACAGAAATGGTGAAAAGAGTTGGCTTGGAGACAgctaaggggttttttttccctttctcactGATATAAAAACAAACTTTTAGTGTCAGAGAAGAGTTCTAGACAATCAAAAACCAAACATCCCATTTCATTCCCAgataattgtaaaaaaaaaaaaaaaaaaaggcaaaggaaaacaaagtctAGCTTCACAAAGTTGTCCCTGAGACTCTTCCTTTTTAACAATATGCAGTGTGGTTTAGATACTTTCTTAGGATCTGAGGGCCCCAGAAACAAATCCCATCTCCACCTCTTAGGATCACACCTTAGGAAAGGTGTGAATTACCAGTCTGAGTTAGCACTGGGAATAAGGAACTCTTCAACTCTGATTTTAAATTATCCATCAGTcctagttaatttttttcactctaCAATACAATTCCCTCCTTTAGAAAGACAGTAAAACTTGTTTATCCCACAAATGTGCTGGAGGGATGTCTGAGAAGGATTCTGGCAATGAAAACTAGGATAAGTGCTAAGTAGtattaatttggaaaagaaCGTGCTACAGTTATTCTAGAAATATGGCAAAGACTGATCATTAAGTTAATTGTTAATCATGGAAGTAGGAAATATCATGCCTACCAACCTGCTCCACCACCTCCTCACTTGATCGTGGGTTGTCATCTCCTCTCATTCTTATAGTTCTCCTCCCCAGGTCAGCCAGGCAAATGATCACTACTATGTATTTCTTGTGCTATCACAGCACTTAGGAAACAATCAGGGATCCTTCTAGATAAGCTACAAACACAGCTTTTGCATCACCTGTTGAGGTGAATCTCATCTCTTCCTAGCAGTTCTTAGTCCTCAGAGAGGGAACATGCCATAGTCATAAAAGCCAACTTCCCATTTTCAGCACCAGCTGTGCAGAGAGTAGTTGATCTACAGGATCGTTCTGTTCCTCAAGCCCTATCCCCTCAGCAGTAGGACTGAGGAAAAACCACCTGGACACCTATGTCTTTGACTCGCCCTACAACAACGAAGTCATGCTTGATACACTCCATGACAGTATCGTTGGTGACCAcgtggaagagcagcagggagtAAAAGTCTGAGGCCCAGACAAGACTCAGGATGCTCTCCGCACCTTCCCAGATCTCAGCCCCTCCACAAACCTCCCCAGACAGCACGTTGGGGCAGCAAATAGGagtacctcctcctcctctggtacCTCCTCCAAGCatccatgacctttcaaagctatcttttgttctggttttatgcAGCACCTACAAGGATCCACACTTGTTTCCTAAGTGGTGTGATAATACAAAACAAACTAATGATCATTTGGTATTACCTCACTGTAACAATGGTTAAGAGTGAGAGTTAAGTGATAGGTTATTTCAGATTCCATGCTGCCTCTGTGGTTCTTTGACACTGCAATAACTCTTATATAGAGACACTGCAGGCTTATTTATGATAAACTTTTATTAAATCAGGCTAGATATCAGCTAGATACTCTTGGCTTATGAAATGCTCAGTGTAATGAATGGTCTCAGCCTAAGGCATTTTAAGGCATCTCTTCAATTACATTACAATCTTCTGCTGGAACTTAGAACCACTTTGGAACAGAAAAACCTATGAACATGTCAGGTTTCAGAGTAGCACGTTTTTTGTCAGCAAGAACATTTTGTAACCTTTGGATTGTGACATCTTCATCACTAGCTGAAATATGGATCAGATTTGGCTATTACAATATCTGATAAAGAAGCAGTACGAGGCTATGAATAAAACAACAAGAGGAAATAGCTCCCTATCCAAGCAGACCTTTCTTCAAAAACTTAGAAATACTGATCTACATTTCCAAAGGCAGCTAGTCTTTTTGATGTTTGATTTGACACATCAAAACAGGCTCAGGTCTTCACAGCACTGAAGTTCAGCTCTCTGTAAAAAAACAAGATCCACTGTAAGGATGGATGAGACACCACAGAGTGAGCCCCCCAAACCACTAGTCACTTTTAGGGAAAGGCAGTAAATgggagaagcaaaaataaatgcattaactTCAGTAAATTCAGCAACATgggcatatatttttttctttttgtctcttctaCTTATTTCTCCTacatctttttccttcatttctttcagtttgtATCCCTGCTTTGCTGAACTGTGTTCTCTTCTCTCCAGTTTCCTTCAGGAATTCCTGACTATGTTCTATGTCTCCTCGATTCCCCTTGTCTgtgcttcttccttttcctatCCTTTCCTTCTGGCACTAAAGACACTAGGCTCATCTTCTCTCTAGAaactcctcctctttttctgtccATTTCCATAGCCTGTACCTACTCCATCTCTGAATTCGTATATTACCACCTCATTTCTTCCCCAGATCCTTACACAGAAGAGGGTGTGTGAATGGAAATGGTTTGGTGAGTATAGGAGCTGAAGCCAGACTGCTTCCAGCTTTTCTCCTgtcttgtttcttctctgccaCCCCTCCTCTCATGTTACCTGCCTATTCTGCTGCAGAACAGGCAGTATAGCTAGTGAAAAGAGCAACACTTGTCTCTAGCAGTAGTCCTTAGGAATGAAAGTACATCTAAATTCCCAAAGGAAAACTAACAGATCTCATACATTTCAACACTTACATCAATTTGaataaactgttttgttttacagctgtGCTTCTCTCACAGATCTTAACAGGAAATGGAGGAGATCAGGATCTTTGAAAACTCTCTGTGCCTTCCGTAGAAGCCTCATGTACATGAGTTCACAGCCAATGTCTCCAAGCTCTGAGGCATCCTTCGGTTGTATTTTCTATGGTGTGGTTAAAATTTTCTTGGTTTAAGTACATTACCAGAAGTGACTGCAGTTAATACCTAGCATAGATTaggtaataaaaacatttctacaAGTACTACTTCTAGAGTAAAGGCAGCCATGGCAGAAGGCTGTACTGGTTAAACGCTTCTTACACTAACTTAATTCATGCTGCTGTTGTAACTCAGATCCCACGACCTCCAGAGCTCACAAGATCAAGACGAGAAGAAAGAGGTGCTAGTCAAGCAGctagttgtatttttaaaccaCTAGCCCCAAGAACATGAGAAAAGCTTCATTTAACAGCAAAATATGCTGAGTTCACATATTCTGGAACCTCATGGCACTAACAATATTACTCTTACAAAGTTAATGAACTCTGTGTTTCCTTGGGGCTGGAAGCTCCCACCTTCCACTACAAAGTTAATACTTTTCACTGAAAGAGAGAAGGTGGGCACACTGAGAAGACTATGCTAAAATCTACCAGCTCATAAGGAAGAGGTCTGCTCCACAAAAGCCACACTCCACTGactgtaaagaaagaaatccatgctgaccaTTGCAGGCAAATGCTAAAATGCCTGAAATGGTACCTAGATTGACCTCTTTTCAGGAGGTGTGTTGGAAGGACATATGCTTTTTCAAACATTTGAATTGGTTAAGGTTGGTTGTTAGGAAAGGCAAATAAGGTTCATCATGGACACAAAACCAACACTCATCACTCATCAGTAGGAAACAAGTGATTATTCCACATGTTTACAAAAGGTTTCAGCACATGAAATAAGGTCACTCGACACAGCAGTCCTAAACGGGTGCAAAGATTTCAAGTCTGTTGGCTACTTAAAGGAAAAGGTGGGTTAGCTCTGCAGAAAGATGCCCAGAGGTGATTACCATAAGACCATATATGTAACctgatgaaaaaataacattgaacAAAACATATCTACAGTCCTGTGAGACGTCTatgaatttataaaataatattaaccTGCAATTCTAAAATGAGGTTTTATCATTAAATTTTCTTATTATTGACTCTTACTTTTCATTCCTGCATGCCTTGAGTAGAATTGAGGCTGTAAAAGTaaactgtttctgttctgtgacACTGGTTTCAGGCTTCCAATGGAGAAATTCTTTTTCACACTCCAAATTCCTTCCAGAGCCACTGTTAATAATTTGTCAAAATAATACCGTTATAACCAATTACTTCAACTTGTTCCAGAATTAATGTAACTTTTAAAAGGCAGTCCCTTTGGTCTATACAGTAATTAGAAGTAGTTAAGCAGAACACTATAATCTTTCTCCACAGTTAATGAAAAGAGATTGACATCTTCAGAGAGCAATTCAGATTGCTAAAGGTGTACAACGCTCTCTACTGTCTGTAGAACAGCTTACGACTACTAGGCTCCTAACTGAAGCAGGATGCTGCTGATCTATAAGAAACAGCAGTAATATCATCGATGCATCCAGCATGATTTGTTGGTCATACTGGAGTGCCATAGGCCCTCATAAAAAGATAGCAGAACAATAACAACCAAAAGAACCAAACaagcccccccaaaaaccccacccaagccaacatcaccaaaacaaaacaaaaaagctaatTTATTTTGTGGAAAGGTTACAATTTACTAACCATCTAATTTATGTTAAACAAGAAACTTTCTAATAATCTTAACTGTGTAAATCAGTAACCACCCAACCTGACTACTGCTGTTTATCAGAGCTCAGGCCACTGAAGAGCATCTCTAATTCTCCGGATGCATGCAGATGGAAAAGAAACTATGTACCTGCTGAATAATCTCTACACCAGCACCTATTTGACCTTACTATACATAGCATTGTTATATGCTATGCATATAACATATTATGCTATACATATTATACACTCctgtaacaaatatttttgtagtgtTTCTATATTATCTTTAAGCCTTTGTAACATACATTTCATTGGGGGGACTCCCCAGAAATCATGAGAACTTATATGGTAGCATCCATTTATACGATCAGACTGAAATATTCCAGACAATTTTGATCTATTGGCAGATGAAAGTAGTGAAATGTGGTTGGGTTCAGCTCTTAGTAACATTTGACACATGAGCAGATGGTGCAGACCAGTATTAATATCTGCAATTCAGCTACTTGTCCAGAACAAGCACTTTTAGAGCACGACACATGCAACAGTAGGTA of the Grus americana isolate bGruAme1 chromosome 1, bGruAme1.mat, whole genome shotgun sequence genome contains:
- the FUT4 gene encoding alpha-(1,3)-fucosyltransferase 4: MTGRGGGTGTSPPPGQGVGAERRRRQQQQQSPQLQHGLAGPGPAAAPRRPPRAERRQRAARMESGPRRCPVGRPGCPRWWRWWLRGRRWALAAGLLAAAAALALYARLPEPAAAPRAAAGGRDGGEVNVLLWWEPFGRPRRMADCRRRYNITGCRLSADRSRYDEAQAVLFHHRDLAQHGAEGLPRGPPPRPPRQLWVWMNFESPSHSPGLRGLAGLFNWTMSYRRDSDVFVPYGYLYAPPAPRPFVLPRKTRLVAWVISNWNEEHARVRYYRQLKEHLAIDVYGARGLALAKGGVVETVSAYKFYLAFENSQHTDYITEKLWRNAFAASAVPVVLGPRRANYERFIPADSFIHVDDFPSPQLLATYLKFLDKSKPNYRRYFAWRKKYEVHVTSFWDEHFCKVCEAVKAAGNQIKTVRNLASWFES